A window of Streptomyces sp. NBC_01224 genomic DNA:
ATCAGATCCTCGGCATCCACCACGTCCACGGCGGTCCCCACCAGATCTGGTGGGACATGGGCTTCCTGCTCCTGGGCCTCCTCCTGCTCATCGGCGGCTACCTGCTCCAGCGCAGCGGCCGACCCTTCGACCCCGACGCCTCCGAGCGGCCCGCCCGGCACGCCTGATGGACGTCGACATGCATCACCACATGCACGACCATGGCGCAGGTAGCGGTCTGTGGGAGACGCTGCTGCCCCCAGCCGCAGTCGTCCTGATCGCCGCCGCCTACCTTCTCCTCGCAGGCCGGGCCCGGCACCGCAATCCCGTCCAGGGCTGGGGACGCTGGCGGACGGCGAGTTTCCTGACCGGATGCGCCCTGCTCGCCGGAGCAATGCTGCCACCGCTGGCCCCCTTCGCCCACGGCGACTTCCGTGGGCACATGGCCCAGCACATGCTCATCGGCATGTACGCGCCCCTGGCCCTGGTGCTCGGCATGCCGGTCACCCTGCTGCTGCGCAACCTGCCCGCCGCCCGTGCCCGCGCGCTGATGGGCGTTCTGCACAGCCGCCCGGCCAGCGTGCTCGCCCACCCGGTCACCGCCCTGGTCCTGAGCACCGGCATCCTCGCGCTCTTGTACTTCACTCCGCTGTACAACGCAACCATGAACCATCCCGTACTGCACTGGCTGATGCACGCCCACTTCCTCTTGTCCGGCTGCCTGTTCGCCTGGATCATCGTCGGCCCCGACCCCGCCCCGACCCGGCCCGGCG
This region includes:
- a CDS encoding cytochrome c oxidase assembly protein; its protein translation is MHHHMHDHGAGSGLWETLLPPAAVVLIAAAYLLLAGRARHRNPVQGWGRWRTASFLTGCALLAGAMLPPLAPFAHGDFRGHMAQHMLIGMYAPLALVLGMPVTLLLRNLPAARARALMGVLHSRPASVLAHPVTALVLSTGILALLYFTPLYNATMNHPVLHWLMHAHFLLSGCLFAWIIVGPDPAPTRPGVPTRLVVLGIAVAAHATISQLIYGGFLINVHAPIDQVQGGAEIMYYGGDIAELLLTAALVTTWRPARHRHQGADRPVPSGVVRTVSG